In Xenopus tropicalis strain Nigerian chromosome 5, UCB_Xtro_10.0, whole genome shotgun sequence, one genomic interval encodes:
- the cdc42ep3 gene encoding cdc42 effector protein 3 produces MPAKTPIYLKTANSKKGKKFKLRDILSPDLISPPLGDFRHTIHIGKDGQHDVFGDISFLQGNFELLPGNQGKPRNGHYHGHGEFLRANSTCESVFSETSSPVLKNAISLPTIGGSQALVLPLLSTVTFNSKRDSFSPSRLPRLSCEPVLEEKLLEQSQPYENGHQFDHEWKVSNSASCSTNGRSSHSSSLSEPYNDWQASDLFEDSHIACEIESPDMKPEEPLSDLASSLLTLQLDLGPSLLDEVLHVMDKGKA; encoded by the coding sequence ATGCCAGCGAAGACACCCATTTATCTTAAAACTGCCAACagcaaaaaggggaaaaaattcaaaCTAAGGGATATATTGTCCCCTGACCTGATCAGCCCACCTTTAGGGGATTTCCGTCACACAATACACATTGGGAAAGATGGGCAACATGATGTGTTTGGTGACATTTCTTTCCTTCAAGGAAATTTTGAGTTGTTGCCTGGCAACCAAGGGAAACCCAGAAACGGACATTATCATGGACACGGTGAATTTCTGAGGGCAAACAGCACGTGTGAGTCTGTGTTTTCTGAGACATCCTCGCCTGTACTTAAAAATGCAATTTCTCTCCCTACAATTGGAGGATCGCAGGCCTTGGTTCTGCCTTTATTATCCACAGTGACTTTCAACTCTAAAAGGGATTCCTTTAGCCCTTCAAGGTTACCCCGGCTGAGCTGTGAGCCTGTGCTAGAGGAAAAACTACTTGAGCAGAGCCAACCATATGAAAATGGACACCAGTTTGATCATGAGTGGAAAGTAAGCAATTCAGCTTCGTGTTCTACAAATGGAAGGTCAAGCCATTCTTCCAGCCTCTCAGAACCATATAATGACTGGCAAGCTAGTGACTTGTTTGAAGATAGCCATATTGCATGTGAAATAGAGAGCCCAGACATGAAGCCAGAAGAGCCTCTTTCTGACCTGGCAAGTTCACTCCTCACCCTCCAACTTGACCTTGGCCCATCTTTGTTGGATGAGGTGCTTCATGTAATGGACAAAGGCAAGGCTTAG